The following are encoded in a window of Thermoanaerobacter ethanolicus JW 200 genomic DNA:
- the hpf gene encoding ribosome hibernation-promoting factor, HPF/YfiA family, giving the protein MNITVSGKNGMTVTDGLRDAVIKNVSKLSKYFPEDTEVRTVLSVQKNNHIAEITIPFKGIIFRAEEVSDDMYVSIDRVVDKIEKQILKHKAKLKNRFGANESIRFEIPPVYEEAKGEEEEGSFEIVKTKRFPIKPMSPEEAILQMNLLGHNFFVFTNADTDTINVVYKRKDGKYGLIEPIE; this is encoded by the coding sequence ATGAATATCACAGTAAGCGGTAAAAATGGCATGACAGTTACGGATGGACTAAGGGATGCGGTTATAAAAAATGTGAGCAAGTTAAGCAAATACTTTCCAGAAGATACTGAAGTGAGGACTGTTTTAAGTGTACAGAAAAACAATCACATTGCGGAAATCACGATACCTTTTAAGGGTATTATATTTAGAGCTGAAGAAGTCAGCGATGACATGTATGTGTCAATTGATAGGGTTGTAGACAAAATAGAAAAACAAATACTTAAACACAAGGCAAAGCTTAAAAATAGATTTGGTGCTAATGAGTCAATAAGGTTTGAAATTCCACCTGTTTATGAAGAAGCTAAGGGAGAAGAGGAAGAGGGTTCCTTTGAAATAGTTAAGACAAAGAGGTTCCCCATAAAGCCTATGTCACCTGAGGAAGCAATTCTTCAGATGAACCTTTTGGGACATAACTTCTTTGTATTTACAAATGCCGACACTGACACTATAAATGTCGTATACAAAAGAAAAGATGGGAAATATGGCTTAATAGAGCCAATAGAATAA